The stretch of DNA TTTTGATATGCCCTGAACACTTTGTTGCCTAATACATCCTTGAGGGGTTTATCTTTAATATTATCGCATTTAATATGTGCAAAAGCACAGGGTTCTACATTGCCATCGGCTGTTATATGGAAATATTCCCTGCCACCGGCTATACAGCCCTTTGTCAATTCACCGTCATTCCAGAAATCGAAAAGCATCAGGGGATAAGTGCTTCTTATCTCCCTTACTCTTTCTGCAAGCCATTTTCTTTGTTGGGGTGTTACCATGGCAGAATAATCAGGCTGTCTTCCTACAGGAATATAGTGGAACGACCATCCATACAAAGCACCTTTATTAATCATGAACTGCACGAAATCATCACTGAATAGTTCCGCATAATTATGCGAAGTAGCTGTTACGCTGTACCCAAAAGGGACACCACTTTCTTTTAATAAATCCATCGATTTCATAATTTTCTGGAATACACCGCTGCCCCTGCGTTCATCCGTTTCCTTTTCCCAGCCCTCCAAGCTTATAACAGGAGAAATATTCCCTGTCTTTAGCAGTTGCTCGACCATCTTTTCATCAATCAGTGTTCCGTTCGTATACATCATGAAGGCTATATCCCTATGTTTGGCCGCTATATCAAACAAGTATGAGTATATCGTAGGTTCTCCGCCTGATAGCACGATGAAATTGATTCCAAGTTCCTTTGCTTCTTTTAAAATCCTGTCAAACAACTCAAAGGGCATAACATTAATTTTATATTTCCCGGCCCAGCAGCCCTTACATCGTAAATTGCATGCTTCTGTAGGGTCAATCAGAATTGTGGAAGGAACTTTTACACCAAGTTTCTGAGCTTCATTTTTTCTCTTAGGCACCCCTATAAGCGTAGAACGTACAAACAGGTTTATTAGAAAACCTTTTAAGTAGCTATCGCTGGTTTGCTTAAAAATTTTGATAAAGTATTCTTTTAGATTAGGGTCACTGATTACTGCTCTCTTTGTATTTTCAATCGAGTTTTCAAATGTTTTTTTGTCCGAATCGTTTATGAAATATTTTCCAGCTTTTAAAGCTAAATATTTGTTCAGTAGGTTGGCAAGTTTGTCTATGTTGTTCTCCGGATCTTTTTTTACGTAGTTAACCAGAAAAACACTTAAGTTTCTGTATGTCAGATCTGCCAAAAACTCTTTATCCATATCAATCCGACCTCCTATGTTATAATTTGTTTCATCAGATCAAATATGTTCGGACGTCCGTTTTAATGACTCATAAAAATAAGAGTCCTATTTTTACAAGGTCGCTGACAAACTCCTGTGCGTCTTTTCTGGCAACTTCGCCTTTGTTAACAAGCTCCTTTACCATTTTTTCAATTTTTTCTCTTGAGTATGCAAAGAGTCCTAACCCCATATTGAATGACTTTTCTAACAAATTTGACATGAATGATATCTCCTTTCATATTTTTACTCAAACACTAATTCGATTGCCTTTAAGGCTTCAGGCAGTTTTTTTTCTTGAGGGTCTAAAATAACCTGTATGGCAGTTCCAAACATCGCTCCAAAAAGCATTCTGGCTATGGATTTGGGGGTATAGCCCCTTAAATTGCTTTTTGCGGGAATATTATTCAGGACATGCCTTTCGATTAAATTTGCTAAATCTTCAAACAGGTTGCAGAGCAGTTTACCAAATGAAGCGGACCAGAGCGCCATACTCGTAAAGTCATACAACAGTCTGAAAAGCTTAGGGTTTTCGTCTAACATTTCCTGAAAATACCTAATAAGTGATAATATTTTTTCTTTGGCAGTGGTTCCATTTCTTAAATGATTTTCTACTTCCTGCAGGTACTTTTGCATCATCATTTTTATTACCTCTGTAAACAATCCCTCCTTATTTTTATAGTAATAGTTAAGTTGGCTTAGAACAACCCCTGCTTTATCGGCAATATCACGCAAAGATACATTTGCATAACCTTTTGATGAAATACACTCAAATGCAGCAATTAATATTTTTTTGGATTGGTTCATTTTTTCCATCTCGTTGTTCATGGCATTACTCCTTATTTGTTAATTCGGACATCCGACTAATTTAATTCTATTATAATACTCTCTCTCTCTACTTTGTCAATCTGTAATTTCATTAGATTATTTTTGATGATAAATTATACTGTAAGCAAGAATGAAGGGCTTCGTTAAACTCATTTTTTATTAAAAGCTCTGATAAAATATTAAGTGTTTTCTTAAAAATTCTATTATCTACTGTTTCTTTAATGTAATTTAATCGTTGAGTATTGTACCGGGTAATTTCCTCATTTATATTGTTGCTTATATTATATTGTTGCTTATATATAATTATATATAAAAGGGAAAACAGTCCTATTGTTAGGACTGATATAAGGGTAACTCCTGCTGTAAATACAATAAACTTTATTGAAATAGAATTTGCATATTCTTTTATCTTGAGTTTTTTATAGCTAAACATACTGCCTCATCCTCTCAATGTATTAGTCTGTTTAACCATATCAATTACTCTGTTTATTTCCTGAACATACTCTATTAAACTATTATTCTTCATGGCAATTTCTCTAATTTTTCTACACTCATCAAGTAACTTTTCAACATTTATCTTTTTCGGAACCTTTCCTGCGTAAGACTCAAAATTTTTATAATAAATCTTATCAATTACATCCTTATCCAGCGCTAGTCCATTTATTTCAAATCCCCAATTGTTGAACTTATCGTCAGTCTCAAGGAACTTCCTTATTGTATTTATAATATCTTGAGGTCTTCCCTGGAACATACTATCTTCCATATCTGTTCCAAAAATAATCCTATCCTGGTATTTAGTAAAGAATTCCTTCCATTCCGATGGTTTTTTTGAAAAATTATCATACATTTCCCTACCAGGAGTAATGTCAAAACTTACATTTTCAAACTTATCTAGAATTGCTGCTGCTCTTTCGATATGATTAGACAAAAAATAGAAATGTGCAAAAGTCACTCTTAATTTGGGGAATTTACTCAATATACCCTCAATTTCACTATAAATGTCTTCCTTTTCTGGGAATGTCCCATCTCCATAAAACCAACCATGCTCGAAGGAGAATTCGGGAGCAGTATCTTTGTCCCAGAAAGTTTCAGGGTCTGCTGCATGGAATATAATAGGGATACCCTGTTTCTCAAGATAAGAATAGTAATCATCATAAATAGATGAATTCAGAGATATGCCTATTTTCTTTCTCAAGGTAGGCTTGCCTTCCAGCATTTTCATACCATCAAACCCAATATCCATTAATATCTTGACCTGATCAACAAAGTTATAATCACCCGGGATTTTATCATCTAGAGGGTAATATGGATACATTAATGAACCATACGCATATACATGTCCAGGATGTTTCATCTTGAACAATGCACTTAAAATGTTCTGCATTATTTGATTTTCATCTTTACATGCAAGGCTTACAATATTTACTTTATTCAGACTATAGACCTTTAAATAACTTTCCAGAAACTCAAAACTCTTAAATTCTCTTATATGGACATGGCTATCTACCATTATAACACCGTCATATAGCTTCATAAGATGATCCCTCCTTTTTATGATTGAATGATATGTTGCGTGTTAAAAGAAGGCCGGGAAGGCGAACCATATGTGCATCGAGAATCAATCTGCTCGGCCTGATTCTTGTAAAGATATCGGACCATAAATAAAAAACGATTGTGGTCGAAGTGGCTTTTCTTACACTACAAAAGCCCTACTTCCTTGGACGCCTTTACCAACAGCTCCTGGACATTTACTGGCTGCCCTGTCTTACTGCTTTCAATAGCTCCATAGATTAAAGCTACCGATTGCAGATTGTCTTCTATATTTGTTTCCATGGACTCTCCACCATCCAGCCATTTGACGAATTTCTCAATAAGCCATGTATTTCCCCATTTTGGCTGTTCGAGCAGGTGTAGTTTTTCTCCTTCCCCTTCATTTTTCTCAACCCAACTGCTTGATGGATTGTATGTGAATCGCTCTAACTTCCTTTTTGAAAGTATGAGAGTACCATTTTTACATTCAGCTCTAAAATATTCATTACCCCACTGATTAAGTCCTACTGCATTTGTTGTGGCACCTTCGTAAATTGCCCGTGTCCCGTTTTCAAAATGCATGATCACCAATGCCTGAGAATCTCCTCTATATTCACCCCAAGCAGGATTCCATGTTTGTGCGTAGATTGTATCACATTTTGCTCCTGCAAGATCGGCCAGTATGTCCAGATGATGGACGGCTCCTTCTATCATCAGGACATCGTCAATTTCATGACGAAATTTGCCCCAACTTGCGAACTTTCTAGCATCACAGGTAAAACGACACACGATATAATCCAGTTCCCCATAATTACCGGAACGGATTGCGTGTCGCAGCGAAGTTTTATCCTGGTCAAACCGATGGCTCATGGTGACTCCCATCTTCTTATCTGCTTTTTTCACTTTATCTGCTATGCGCACAGAGGCTTTCAGTGAGTCTGCAATCGGCTTTTCAGACAAAATATGCATGTCGTGTTCAAGAGCAATGTCTACAACCTGCTCGTGAAATGCCGGGGGGACAACTATTGTGCAGAAATCGGCCTTATTTTCAGCAAAAGCTTTTCTAATGTCGGTATAACACTGGTCAATCCGTAAGCCAAGAAAATTCCGTGCGTTCTCCAGCGCAGTGGCGTTGATATCGACTGCTGCAACAACCTCAATTAGGCCTTCCTTTATATTTGGAGGTAAAAATCTTTCACACCAACATCTACCCCATCCGCCTGTTCCCACCTGAATCATTTTATATGTCATATCAAATGCCTCCCCCTATTACATCCTATCTTTCAAAGGCTGAGCCTCGCCATGCTTGTAATTCCACAAGTGACCGAGCCGTTTACAGCCCCTAAGGGTTGTTTCAAAGCAAACGGCCTTTATTGTTTCAAATACTTGTGGAAAATCATGATGATGACCCATCCTTGTCGCTATACAATCTCCCGGACCAACTTTATATGATTTTCCTTCTGAGACTGCTATTCCGCTTCCTTCATATATAATCCAATATTCATCACAGTCATGATAATGGTTGTCAAAGTTCGTATTTTTGGGATAATCCGAAGGATCACCATAAGTGCCGGTAATTTCGCTCTTTTCAACCGTAAATATACCGGAGCCTCCTACTTCATCACCCCAATGTCCACACATCCGAATTAGTGTGGATTCCAGCAACACATCCACCACCACGAACTGTCCTTCAGGTGTCGTCAGATCAATATTGCAGCCTTCTTCAGCATCAATAGTCCGACCTTCTACGGAGATTCGGCATGCTCCTTTTCCGACGATTAATTTCTCTTTCTTTCCCATACGTTCAAATACATGCGTCAAACCTTTTGTCAAGTGGACAATTTCAAAAAACTCCATTTCACACCATTCAGGTGCCAAGCCTAAACCACTTTTAAAAACCGGCATAACTACCCCCCCCTTTAAGTTGAATACTCTCGGAAACTCAAAGAGTCTCCGAAATCTATATTTAAAGAGAAAGTATTTTTCACTTCCCCCTAAAATCTACCATAAATTTCTTTAAATTTCTCCAATATATTCTCCTAATATTACCCATATATGGAAGTAACCTAACTTTTTCTTCCATACTTAAAACTCCTCAATACTTTCCATTTTCATTCCCATTTTCTTTGCTTTCCTCTCAAAAATATTAAATTGGTCATTGTGTCTGGCTTTAACCAATTGTGTAAAACTATATATTCCTTCCCTTATCTCCACTTTTTTTATCCATTCATCCAAAGCTGCAGCTAATTGTGCATAGAGTCCGTAACGCCCATATCCATAAAGATGTATATCGGTTTCACATATTTCAGGAAAATGTGCTACTACATCAACAACCCTAATTACATCACAACAACCCCTAATTACATCATAAGTCCGCATTACCGCCATTCTGTCACCCAGCCACATAAGATCATGTGTTAGTTTAAATATAATTCCGTAAAAATCAAGAGGAGAATAACTTCGTGAAGTGTTTGGATGTAGATTCTCTACTCCCGATACATCCAAAACTATCACAGCTCTTCCGGATTCACAAGTTTCTCGTATCCATACCGCATTGGACTGCAACTGTCTTGTACTCTCATCCCATACAGCAATGGTTATGGGAATGTCCTTTCCAATGAATCGGTAATCTCTAAAAGTAACGCTATAATTAAATATTCCCTCTTATGTATAGTTACCTTATAGTTGCCCCATCAGTCCCAAAGAAAGTGACTTTTTCAGTCCCAAAGAAAGTGACTGCTAATACCTTTGCATACATTAGGTAGTCACACCTTTTATCATTAGTTATACTACCTATATCGGAATATCTGCCAATGCTTACACAACCATATTTTCAAGGTACAAACTGCTTAAAAGTATTAATTATCAAACAATCCATATGCCATAGAAAACCTTATATCCGTCTTTTTATAGTTTCTGCCACTACTTGAGCCATCCGTTCTCCTTCACCCGGTTCAAGAGGTAATCTCCCATACAGCAAACAGGATGAGAACCCGGCATACCCCTTGTTTTCAATATCATCCCGGGTGCTGACATATCTCATCGTAGAATTTGCATTGCCCAATGTTATAATATTCATATGAGGTATTGTTTTTTTTACAATAGTACCCAGTGCTGTAAATATCTCGCCCGGAAAACCGGCAAAAACTACTTCTCCTATTCTGAAAACCTGAATAGTGAAAGACTCAAGATATGGTTCGACGTTTTCCTTCAGTTGCGTTTTAATATCTTCGGCCCATATTTGCTGGACTCTATACCCTTCAGGCTTCTCTCTCTTTTTATTCCCAAAAATCTCCTCATGCCTATCTATGTCTTCAAGACTATATCGCTGCAGTTTTAGCCTTACTTCAATGTCAAATGCATCAAGATGCATATTTTTCATGGTTTCACATTCAGATATATTACTGATAAAAGCATCTGCTATCCGCCTGCCATACTCATCAATTACCTCTGATGTGCCGGCACCCCATTTCTTGAGGTTTGACACAGGATCGATATCTCCGCAAAAACCCGTTAGGAATACTCCATCAAATCCCTTTTCATTTAATGCTTTGACTACTCTGCCCGGATAATCTGCAGATATAAATTTTTTAAGCCCAAGAGTAACAGGATGGCAGCCATAGCTTACAAGGGCAAGAGGCCTTCCCTCATCAAAAAAGAATGCTATACCACGTACATCATTATCAACAGGACTATAAGAATTGTATACCCTGTTATATCCTATAGGCTCAATTGCTTTTATCACACTCTTTGCTTCTTTTACTGTCCTCAAATTCTCGTATGCCTTCTTTGCAGCATTCACGATCAGCTTCGGAAGAGAATTCATATATTTTTCATCTGGCTCACCACAACCTATTAATTTTCCTGTTGCAGGTCCTGTATGGGTATGTGTACAAACAATCATTATGTTTGTCCTATCAATACCAAGTTTGTGGGAAATCTGCTGCTTGATGGTATCAGTAATGGACTGTTTTATTGCTATAAGATCGCAGTTTACCATGAGCATACTTTTGGAAGCATTTTTATCCTTTCTTACCGCATAATCCCCGGTATCGCTGTTCCCGCTTTTCTTAGAATTATCCATGGTACCAGTTTCATCGGTATTTTCAAATACTACGGCCCTCGCATAAAGATTGTCAAGCACTCCTTCGGCTTTTCTGTCCAGGAACCATCCATAACCACTTAATTCAACTCCTAAATCAGGCGTTATATCGACTGAAGCATATCCAATTTTCACTTTTTATATCTCCTTCCGCATAATTTTTAAGTAAAATATAGTGAATTACGTATTTCAGTTTATCCGTCAAGCAACTTATTTAGGGTTATCCAGAATTATCAGGGTAGGCAATTTTTTCAAAGTAATTCATCTACATTTTCATATATCTTGATTATGGCATCGGCAATATCATCCATATCTTTCTTTGTACCAAGGAGCATATTCTGAGGAAGCCATATTCCTTCCCTTTCTCCGGCCCTTTCTGCATTTTCAAGATACATGTTTTTATAATCAATCTTGGAACCTGTTATCCTTCTAAATTCTTCTCCATGGAAAAGAATTTGCTTGTAAAGACATACATACCCGGCAGAACAGTATATTCCTTCAGCTCTCATTGCTTTTATAAATTTATCCCTGGGCAAGTCCTTGCATTTTTCACCCTTATATTTGAAAATATATGAATGA from Bacillota bacterium encodes:
- a CDS encoding radical SAM protein yields the protein MDKEFLADLTYRNLSVFLVNYVKKDPENNIDKLANLLNKYLALKAGKYFINDSDKKTFENSIENTKRAVISDPNLKEYFIKIFKQTSDSYLKGFLINLFVRSTLIGVPKRKNEAQKLGVKVPSTILIDPTEACNLRCKGCWAGKYKINVMPFELFDRILKEAKELGINFIVLSGGEPTIYSYLFDIAAKHRDIAFMMYTNGTLIDEKMVEQLLKTGNISPVISLEGWEKETDERRGSGVFQKIMKSMDLLKESGVPFGYSVTATSHNYAELFSDDFVQFMINKGALYGWSFHYIPVGRQPDYSAMVTPQQRKWLAERVREIRSTYPLMLFDFWNDGELTKGCIAGGREYFHITADGNVEPCAFAHIKCDNIKDKPLKDVLGNKVFRAYQ
- a CDS encoding TetR/AcrR family transcriptional regulator, with translation MEKMNQSKKILIAAFECISSKGYANVSLRDIADKAGVVLSQLNYYYKNKEGLFTEVIKMMMQKYLQEVENHLRNGTTAKEKILSLIRYFQEMLDENPKLFRLLYDFTSMALWSASFGKLLCNLFEDLANLIERHVLNNIPAKSNLRGYTPKSIARMLFGAMFGTAIQVILDPQEKKLPEALKAIELVFE
- a CDS encoding amidohydrolase family protein, with translation MKLYDGVIMVDSHVHIREFKSFEFLESYLKVYSLNKVNIVSLACKDENQIMQNILSALFKMKHPGHVYAYGSLMYPYYPLDDKIPGDYNFVDQVKILMDIGFDGMKMLEGKPTLRKKIGISLNSSIYDDYYSYLEKQGIPIIFHAADPETFWDKDTAPEFSFEHGWFYGDGTFPEKEDIYSEIEGILSKFPKLRVTFAHFYFLSNHIERAAAILDKFENVSFDITPGREMYDNFSKKPSEWKEFFTKYQDRIIFGTDMEDSMFQGRPQDIINTIRKFLETDDKFNNWGFEINGLALDKDVIDKIYYKNFESYAGKVPKKINVEKLLDECRKIREIAMKNNSLIEYVQEINRVIDMVKQTNTLRG
- a CDS encoding Gfo/Idh/MocA family oxidoreductase, coding for MTYKMIQVGTGGWGRCWCERFLPPNIKEGLIEVVAAVDINATALENARNFLGLRIDQCYTDIRKAFAENKADFCTIVVPPAFHEQVVDIALEHDMHILSEKPIADSLKASVRIADKVKKADKKMGVTMSHRFDQDKTSLRHAIRSGNYGELDYIVCRFTCDARKFASWGKFRHEIDDVLMIEGAVHHLDILADLAGAKCDTIYAQTWNPAWGEYRGDSQALVIMHFENGTRAIYEGATTNAVGLNQWGNEYFRAECKNGTLILSKRKLERFTYNPSSSWVEKNEGEGEKLHLLEQPKWGNTWLIEKFVKWLDGGESMETNIEDNLQSVALIYGAIESSKTGQPVNVQELLVKASKEVGLL
- a CDS encoding neutral/alkaline non-lysosomal ceramidase N-terminal domain-containing protein, translated to MKIGYASVDITPDLGVELSGYGWFLDRKAEGVLDNLYARAVVFENTDETGTMDNSKKSGNSDTGDYAVRKDKNASKSMLMVNCDLIAIKQSITDTIKQQISHKLGIDRTNIMIVCTHTHTGPATGKLIGCGEPDEKYMNSLPKLIVNAAKKAYENLRTVKEAKSVIKAIEPIGYNRVYNSYSPVDNDVRGIAFFFDEGRPLALVSYGCHPVTLGLKKFISADYPGRVVKALNEKGFDGVFLTGFCGDIDPVSNLKKWGAGTSEVIDEYGRRIADAFISNISECETMKNMHLDAFDIEVRLKLQRYSLEDIDRHEEIFGNKKREKPEGYRVQQIWAEDIKTQLKENVEPYLESFTIQVFRIGEVVFAGFPGEIFTALGTIVKKTIPHMNIITLGNANSTMRYVSTRDDIENKGYAGFSSCLLYGRLPLEPGEGERMAQVVAETIKRRI